A part of Salmo salar chromosome ssa18, Ssal_v3.1, whole genome shotgun sequence genomic DNA contains:
- the LOC106577181 gene encoding monocarboxylate transporter 12-B → MTPEGKSPRGAPVAPPDGGWGWMVVAGCFLVTICTRAVTRCVSIFFVEFQMHFGRDYSGTAWIHSLVDCTTFLFAPLGSFIGNRLSTQATVIMGGVLSSAGLILSSFATSLEYLYLTLGVLTGLGFALSYTPAVAMVGSYFNERKALAYGIAMSGTGIGTFILAPAVHLLIEHYSWRGALLILGGFVSNLCVCGALMRPLVPKGRGQRWHKTAELENGYAIPLVNAKLAEGKVMDTTLPFIKPLDPNTEFVNVTDVKFETDKLAEIKLTEMKLAEALLANVQLADSRLADMTIVEGMVVNVNSALTEKMLEEIKLADQNLANGKLKDIKLMENLVIGSQLADVKPVDTKVADAKLAELVDAKVLAGLAAPGPIGALAGPKLGGCLCLQSMEEFSFLLMPDFMLLSVSFLFLAYGCSVPFAYLVPYALSVGVEHQQAAFLMSILGVTGIVGNITFSWLTDRKCVKKYRKVSFMFAVGMEGLSCLLIPLLRSFTLLVPFSMLYGYFDGAYSALIPVVTSDLVGSSYLSSALGVVNFLHAIPYLVSPPIGGWLVDWTGDYTAAFFLSGFSLILSSLFLATVMLIQRCWGPQTFSTSDADSTFASLKNGQMDLPTYKAVHDEPKLAGTVPAC, encoded by the exons ATGTGTGTCAATCTTCTTTGTGGAGTTCCAGATGCACTTTGGTCGGGACTACTCTGGCACGGCCTGGATCCACTCGCTAGTCGACTGCACCACCTTCCTCTTTG CTCCTCTTGGCAGCTTCATCGGGAACCGTCTGTCCACCCAAGCCACTGTGATCATGGGAGGGGTCCTGTCCTCTGCCGGCCTGATCCTCAGCTCCTTTGCCACCAGTCTGGAGTACCTCTACCTCACCCTGGGCGTCCTCACAG GGTTGGGATTTGCCCTCAGCTACACTCCAGCGGTGGCCATGGTTGGGTCCTATTTCAACGAGAGGAAAGCACTGGCCTATGGGATAGCAATGTCTGGGACTGGGATTGGGACCTTCATCCTGGCCCCTGCTGTGCATCTCCTGATTGAACATTACTCCTGGAGGGGGGCCTTGCTGATTCTGGGAGGGTTTGtgtccaacctgtgtgtctgcggGGCCCTTATGAGGCCCTTGGTGCCTaaaggtagaggacagaggtggCACAAGACAGCAGAGCTTGAGAATGGGTATGCCATCCCATTGGTGAATGCCAAGCTAGCAGAAGGGAAGGTAATGGACACAACACTTCCATTCATAAAGCCGTTGGACCCCAATACAGAGTTTGTGAATGTAACAGATGTTAAGTTTGAAACTGATAAACTTGCAGAAATTAAACTCACTGAAATGAAACTAGCAGAGGCACTCCTTGCTAATGTACAACTAGCTGACTCGAGGCTGGCAGACATGACGATAGTAGAGGGCATGGTTGTGAATGTGAATAGCGCGCTAACAGAGAAAATGCTTGAAGAGATCAAGCTAGCGGATCAAAATCTAGCCAACGGGAAGCTGAAGGACATTAAACTAATGGAGAACCTTGTCATCGGTAGCCAGCTCGCTGATGTTAAGCCTGTAGACACAAAGGTTGCTGATGCAAAACTAGCGGAGTTAGTAGATGCCAAGGTTCTGGCTGGCCTTGCTGCCCCTGGGCCAATTGGTGCCCTGGCGGGGCCTAAGCTGGGAGGGTGCCTCTGCCTTCAGTCAATGGAGGAGTTTAGCTTCCTGCTGATGCCTGACTTCATGCTGCTGTCCGTGTCCTTCCTGTTCCTGGCGTACGGCTGCAGTGTGCCCTTTGCCTACTTGGTGCCTTATGCCCTCAGTGTGGGTGTGGAGCACCAGCAGGCTGCCTTCCTCATGTCCATCCTGGGGGTCACCGGAATCGTAGGAAACATCACGTTCAGCTGGCTCACTGACAGGAA GTGTGTGAAGAAGTACCGGAAAGTGAGCTTCATGTTTGCTGTGGGTATGGAGGGTCTCTCCTGCCTCCTGATTCCTCTGCTACGTTCTTTCACCCTGCTGGTGCCTTTCTCCATGCTCTATGGCTATTTTGATGGTGCCTACTCTGCCCTCATACCAGTGGTGACGTCTGACTTGGTGGGCTCATCGTACCTATCCTCAGCCCTGGGTGTGGTCAACTTCTTACATGCCATACCCTACCTGGTTAGCCCACCAATAGGAG GCTGGTTGGTGGACTGGACTGGTGACTATACTGCAGCATTCTTCCTCAGTGGATTCTCTCTTATCCTCAGCTCACTGTTTCTGGCTACTGTCATGCTGATCCAACGATGCTGGGGACCACAAACATTCTCCACCAGCGATGCCGATTCAACGTTCGCCTCCTTGAAGAATGGCCAAATGGATCTACCGACGTACAAGGCAGTACATGATGAACCAAAGCTAGCAGGGACTGTCCCTGCATGTTGA